Genomic DNA from Desulfonatronum thioautotrophicum:
TTGATTTCATGGGCCACACCCGTGGAAAGTTGACCAAAGGCGGCCAGTTTGTGGGCCTGGATTAACTGCTCGTCCACGACGCAGAACGGAGCATTTTGCTCGGCGGCACCGTGCCCCTGATTTGCCTGGGTCGGACCATCAGGCTGAACTTCAGCGCGGTTGGGGGAAGCGGGAGTGGGCCGTGGGGCAAGGAACGTTCCGATGACGTAGCCGGCCCCCACGCCGCAAAAAAGAGCAAGGATTACGATGAGGATAGGAAACCTCCAGTTTGAACGATCCGGGGTGAACGGGAATCGCTCCGTCAGCCGTCCGCTCTCTTGCGGGCGGCGGACTGAATGGCCTCTTGCAGGGTGGCGAGGTCGCAGGGTTTGGCCAGACAGGCATCGATCATCCCGCTGACCTCCTCTTCCTTGAAACTGAACGACCCATGTCCGGTGACCATGATCACGCCCATTTCCGGATGGTCGTGCTTCAGGCGCTGCATCACTTCCTTGCCGTCCATGCCCGGCATCTTCACGTCAATGACCGCCACATCCACGGCTTCTGTTTGGGCGACTTTCAGGGCCTCTTCGCCGCTGCTCACGGCGATCACCCTGAACCCGCGATACTCCAGCCGCCGCCGGACGGACTCCAAAAGGGAGATCTCATCGTCCACCAGCAGCACGGTGATGCTTTTGTTTATCACACAGCTTCCTCAATCCAAAATTCAGAATCCCCTGGCGGGTCGCGGAAATTCCATGACCCGCCAGGGCATAATGGTTGAAAGGATCGTTGGTGCGCTTTTCGCGCACCAACGGAGTTTTTTCAAAGCCTCGCTGGCTAGGCCGGGAAGGGCAGGAAACGCCAGTAGCCCAGGATGACCCAGAACCACAGGACAACCCAGGACAGAATCAGGATGATGACCCCATGCTTGGCGAAATCCATGGGGGTGACCATATGCTGACCGGTCTTGGGATCCTTGGACATGGCATAGATCAGGGCGTTGTTCGGGGTGCCGATGATCATGCAGTGGGCAAAGGACGAGGCAAAGGCCGTGGCCAGCCCGACCATGACCGGAGAGGCATCGGCCAGGATGGCTGTGGGCACGAGAATCGGACCCAAAGCGGCCACCGTGGCGCCGTCGCTCATGAAGTTGGTCAGGATGCCGGTAATTATCGAACAGGCAATAGCCAGACCGGCACTGGAGTTGGTCAGGAAGGCGGGCAGCGCGGTGACGAACGCATCGGCAATCCACAAGGCTCCGCCGGTCTGGGCCAAGCCGAAGCCCATGGCGCTGGCCGCGGCGTACAGGGCGATAACGTTCCAGTGTACCTGGGCAATATCCTTCCAGCGCACGATCTTCAGGACGCTCAGGGCCACCAGGGCCAGGATCACCGGACCGCCCATGCCGAACTTGTGGGACAAGGCCGACCACAGGAAGATCAGCACCACCAGGACGGCGGCGGTCTTGTATTCATCGCCGGTCATTTTGCCCAGCTTTTCGGATTCGCGTTTCACCGCCGCGGAAACGTTCAAC
This window encodes:
- a CDS encoding response regulator, with protein sequence MINKSITVLLVDDEISLLESVRRRLEYRGFRVIAVSSGEEALKVAQTEAVDVAVIDVKMPGMDGKEVMQRLKHDHPEMGVIMVTGHGSFSFKEEEVSGMIDACLAKPCDLATLQEAIQSAARKRADG